The sequence TGAAGATCTCTCAGAATTAATTTAAGGATCACAAACGAGAATATCCAACGCGTAGAACATCTCCCCAGTGCGTTCGGtaacaaaacaataaaattcgtCTGGGAGGACTTAAAGCTAAGAATAAAAGCACATTTTTGGCTGATTGAGCTTCGGCTGCGCCGTGAATGAAGCATTCGACAGGGCCTTGTTCCTCGCGAAGGGCCTCAAACGAATCCAAAGATAAGCGGACAGCACACAAGAAATCAGAAGCACAGCAAGAAGAATGATCAGAGTGATGGCAAAACCAGGTGTTGTCATGCAGATCATGGTGGAGCCAGGAGCTGTCTCCCTAACTGGAAAGACAAGTGTTGTGTCCAACGTGGACTCCTCCTTGCTCTCATCAATGGCAAACGTCAAGTCTCCAGTGGAGACGACCCTGATGACCCTGTTGACCCCGATGTTCTTGAGAGGTCCCTTCTGCCCAATATCCCTGGACTTCCTCCTCCGCTCGTCTCGCGGTCCTCCAGGACCAATCGCCTGGAGATAAGCGTCGAGGGGCAGCGGTGGAGGCAGCCCATACCCCACATCTGGATGATGGTTCTCCAGGAAACCTGGCCCCTGCTCAATACCCCCTGTCTCCGAGCACTGATCAGGACAGTGATACCTGCAAATCTGAATGGTGCACTGGAAGTGGACCTCCATGGAATCTGGGAATTTGAAGGCCTGGAAGTGGGCGTACGACAGGACGGATGCACTAGCTCCAAAGTTCTTGATCTTGGTGAACCTGGACATCAGCTTGGGCCTGGTGATGCAGCCCTTCTGATCGACGAGCTGAATCGGCGCACGTTTTCCGTCATGAGCCATGCAGTTCCTGACCAGCATATCGAATTTGGACTCGTCGTCTTTGATGGCCAGTACCATCGTCATGGTCTGGCCGATTTTGACGAGACCAGATACCTCGGATGCCCAGGGCCCTTTGCCAACTTGTATCTGCATCCAACAGCCGACGTTGTCACCAGCAAAGTCAGCTCTGACCACGTCCAGCATGTCCACGGGGAAGGGTCTGAATGTCACTGACTTCTCGTACAAATCGTGCCACGTGCAGCGGAGCTTTCTCGCCTGATCCCAGACTTCCTGCACCTGCGGATCATACTGAATGACAATGATGTTCTCGAAGTAGGTTCCTGATCCTGATTCAGCTCCATAACCGTAGAGACCATTTTCAGTGTTGCCAGAGGTACCGCAGGCGtgaattccaatttcaaagtTGACTGATGTCCTGCCAAGTCCTGCCGGGAGGTACATGCAGTTGAGATTGCTGAAGTGACCTTTGCTGAAGACAATACCGTAGAACGGTTTGTCAAACTCGAGATACACTTTCATGAGGTTTTTCTCGCACTTGACAtcgagggaaataatttttggcaTGTCAGGTGTTGATGCTGGCCAGATATCGCCACCTGATCCGCTGCCTGTCGTGAAGATCTTGTCCATTGCCTCGGTTTGGGCTGTTGCTTTGCCAGGAAGTGGTGGAGGTGGACCATGGTAGGCGACACTCTGGTGAGATGGACCCAGGTTTATCCGCGGTGGGGGTAGTGACAGCTGGTGGCCACGTAGGCCACTGTTTTTGTTGTATTGAGTGGAGGAGGAACTCGCGGCGTTTTCTTTGTCACCCATTGACTCCAGTGCCAGTTGGTCGGAGGGGTTGGCGTCACTGTCCGGACGACTCAGGGCGGAATTATCGTTTCGACTGTCATCACCGGTTATCGCTTCTATCACCTCGACCTCCTCTGCTCTCGTTGTCTGAAATGTgagggataaaaaattgtgagacaGGTGAATGGTAAAAATAGGGttccattaattaatagtcagcttaacattttttaattacgaatAAATTTCATGTCGATGTCTTATCAAACTGTcacatatttaataaataaaatgaaaagttgtTTGAGTTGTCATTTTACTCCAATGAATccgtacaaataaatttattaatcagTAATTTGACTTCTGACTTTCTTTTTCGttccataaaaaaagaaaaaacgatTAAAACTAATCACTTGACTTTTCGTCTATcgaaaatgtaaattattcTAATTCCCGGGGTTCCCCGCGCCAAACGGGGAATCCCCTCTCGTCCGATCAAATTTATAGTTCCTGATTCCACCACTTTTCCGTCAGCGCCATGAATTGAACCTGTTGTTGGTGAATACTGAGAATAGGAATGAAGTGAGGAGAGGAAATGAGACAAATGCACGTGAGacgtgacgaaaaaaaaatgacagaataCGAAGAAAAGGGGGAGGAGTTTACGAACATGCTGGAATAGGAGCACAGGCAGTCTCTTCAACGATTACGTCACACGTGACCCTCGGGCATAACGGGCCATGTCTTTGGCCGCAGGTCATTCGGACAACTTCCAATACTCTCTCGAGGTCAACCAAAAAATATGTCATACCCACCTGTACAATAATAATCGGACTAATCAAGCTGGTTtttattgatggaaaaatactgaagatttttttcaactaacgcgagcaatttttttcacaatctcGCCGGCAtatctattttaaaaaaaattttgtttatgaaaataaagGGATTATCAAATAGAAAGTGAATTATTTAGAGATCAAAtgtaatattcaattaatttgttgATTAAAATCGTTGATGGAATTTGAAACCTTTTGAAATgtctaataaaattatttatttatttatttttatgtagagcgtttatttttgttttttgccttttctttttagtaattttaataataattgctTGTTAATTCGAAAGGAAATTGAATTACAAGTGAAAATAATCCTCAGTCATTACGACAGGTTTATAGCTGTGCTCATTACGTTTCTCTACTGTACGTTGATTATTACATTTACGTATTCACTAATAAACCCTTTTAAATGGGTTTCTCATGCCGTAAAAAAGTCTAATTCTCCTTCCCATgggaactaattaattaatcactaTGAGAGTGCTAACGACCCAGTCAATACTTGGCCATCAGGCTAAGCGTTGATATTtcactgattaaaaaaatgctcTGCTAATTATTTAGGGAGGGGACGTGTGGAAAAAATTAGGGATAATTTTCTGATGGACTAATGAGGAAAATGGAACAAACTGTACAACTTCCCTCCATCCAATCCATGTTCTTTCGGATACTCTTCGTCCGTCCATTCATTCTCTCATATACGATCGCCTTGTATGAATGATTTATGTATGTGAGTGCCTCGACAGTCCCGTCGAGACGGTCTCAAGTTACGAGGAAAACGGAGAAAACTTGTCTAATGCACGTgaagaacaattttcattctccctTTTGTTTCACTTATCTTTTTCCTCAGCAGAAgttttgcaaaattttaatgatctTGTGAACAAATTTATCATCAAAGTCTCGCTGCTGAGTCCaccgattttattatttttccaaaatcagATGTCACCCAAAAGTGAccaaattaatattcaaattaTCGCGACCGAATCAAtcgattttaaaatttttcaaaaatcagtTTTCCCCCAGAAATTTATGATTTCTCTAAAATTCGGATGCCTCGgggttaattaataattcatgtaTTTGTTCACTAGATAAACCAGGTCAAATCGATTTTGAATCCTGGCCAGCTGTCGACGAATATCGAAGGATCTCGAggacataaaatattttattataattttttatcgaccGAATCGAGGGTTGGGACAAATGTCACCTGAAAATTCCACCCTTTTTACCCACTTTGGATGATCTATACACCGACAATTCTCTCGATCTACGTCATTCGAACTTCCCACCCTTAGAGAGACGCTAGAACAACCCCCCAGTGCCCCACGACCCCTCATTATAAAATACTCACCCCTTTTCTAAGAACTTTTTACaacaattccataaatttaaaaatatccgACAACTGCTCGCCCGCGAATTCCCgagaattcaaaattttaaattccaatATTTTCCAACTGCTCTCGTTTGAGTGCTCGCTGGGTCATAAGGCCCTTTCCAATGACTCTGGTAAAAACCTACACATACAATCGGGATCGACTGGTGCACCATCGCGCGATGCATGCCCTACTAGGGGCTATACCTATAAAAAGCAATGGGATAAAAAAAGGAGCAACCGGCAATGTGGTATTCGTCTCTGTATTCGTGCGTCGCCCTTAGCTCTGGGTCAAGTTAGCACCGGGGTATAACGGCATTGGCTGGTGTACCTCCCTACCCATCCGTCTGTCTCGCACGGTCGCGATATGTGGGTTATAATGCAGTAATTACGTCTCGCGACCGTATCTGCTTCTCCTCGAATCACTCGccttcgtgttttttttttttaaacgaggGATCCATTCATGAAAGGCAAAAAGCTTATGCGCCGACGCGTCTGGTGGAAGGATATCCGGAGATCAGTGAATAATATGTTATTTGAGAACTTTCATCTTCTTGATAGATACGAGATAAAGATGATGAACATCCAAACGATtcattccgttttttttttattttggggaataaacaacaaataaattttttaatatttttttgtatttcgaTGGAAGGACGTGGTAGTTTTTAATTGGGAGGAGTGAAGACACGAGCGGCTGGTTATTGggggtttattttttttttctgtctcgAAACTTGAAAAGATGTTGCGTCTTAGAGGGGAGAGTTAGGAGTGGAGTAAGGGAGGATTCCTTTGGGggagatgaatttttaaaaatagtgaaagaAGGAAATGAAGGGGGGATAGTATTTGATGAAGATGGAGAATACGTTTAAGGCTTCAATTCCATAAATTATtcgataaattcaataaattattcaataaattattctataaatgagacataaaaaaaaataatgagggtatgcaacaatttattttaacaACCATCAGATCTAATTTTAAACTATTTAATTGCTATtcattaagaaaaatattcagtatttaaaaaaaaaattttaactggAAAATGCGACTaatgatttcccatttttaggTCTCGTGACAAAAGGAGATaaataaaagtaataaatTAGGGAGGAGCTCGTGCATGGGATGAATACTCACCCCTCCAAGAAGGAGATAGACCAAGATCAGACTGTACAACCGCATTCCGCCCTGGCGTCCACGATGACCTGGTAATCTCCAAATCCTGAAACATAACGTGCGCATAAAATTAAGTGTCAACACGAGAACGAGCGATCTCGATTTTAATTAACATCTCATTCCCGTTGATCAGAGTTAATTCTCAAAGTCATTGATCTTTATGAGCCATTAACAGCTTCACGATTATGGGGACATCGCGGTAATTATGGTCTGTTATCACTTAAATTAATgcgaaattaataaatttatgctttccattttttggggaaaaaacaagtaaatttatttacttacGAACACTCGTCAACAAATGTTATGGACTCTTAATGGTAATATAAATATACCCATTTTGCAATACACATAaacaaatattcaataaaaaaaacaattctgcCAAAATCTTCCCCGAACACAccataattttcatcacaATCTTCTGTTAAAagttccaacaaaaaaaaaaatttcttttgctaaaaatatttaacaacaATAAGAAAATATGACTGACATTTTTCTCAGTCTGCAATACTCTCCCCTAAAATTTCCCAATCCCACAGTCGGGGAAAACCCAATTTCCTTAATTTCAACTGAATATTCTCTCCCCTTCGCCATTAGCAAGTCAACGATTGATCTATCGTCTATGTTTGATCATCATTTATCGCATCGCAGCTTTTACTGGAATCGACAATTGGTGAAGCTCGTCGGCGATGTAGTAGGGCGCGGTCGCCCCGTCCTCAGCTCTCTACATAAGCCGATACCCGTCCCAAATTCCATGATACGCCGTTATTTTTCGTCgcgaagagtaaaaaaaaaactcgccGAGAATGGAGATGAGATTTTGTGCATCGTATTGGTTGGAGGAGGGGGTAAGAGGCCAGGAGAGGGTCCTAGACAATAGAAAATTTAGTAAAGTGGGTCTAGGCACACATGTGTGACACCTCTGATCCACCACCTGAGAATCACTTGTTGCATTTGACATATGAAACACGTGGCCCACTAATTCAACACTTAACAATCCGCTTTTGCGTACGAGTGTGAGTGCACAAGGCATTTGGAAGCGATTGGAATCTCACGTTTGTTGAATTAACGATTGAGCCGATTTTATTGAACTGTCAAACACGTGAGATTTGGAAATAATCGGGAGGTTATCAATAACTTTCATTTGGTGATTTTAATGAATGtccttttcattctttttttattcattcggaGTTAAATTACCTCATTACTTCATTGATTCTTCGTGTAgagagtttttcgcgattgaTAACTTTTATAAATGCGGTTGTTTATGATGTGATTGTTTAGAAACGGGGACAGGaggaggagaaatattttatgataatttattttttaaggggAGGGAAGATTATCAGGTGGCATTTACACTCGTGACGTTTAAACTGGCGaagtaataatattgttaatttggaaaattaagaaataaattgaaagcgatatttttttgattctttcagcattttttcaaattttaggtgattttttaaataattattgaggtCTCGTGCGGAGTCGATGGCCTTCAAGGAAGGAGTATagtatttttgtttatattctgtgattaaataatttcattaattgctGATGTCGAGGgggaattaaaataattattattgcttcgtttttttttaaaagaattgaaatcttttcataaaattaattgttatgcactattataaatattttatggcAAAATACCTTTGAGATTGTCACTTAGTTGATCAGTGGAAAGATACCAcaatttattaacaataaaaacccATAAAAAATTACCGGCGAAAATTCTGAACACATCGTCTATTTTACTACTTGATTCAACCCCTATCCCCATCTGTCTCTCAAAtccccaattttattttttaaaaatttgttaaacCGAATTGACACAGTTACTTTTGAACTTTTCCTATGatttactatttatttattaattaatgaggcgagagaataaataaaattcccatttCCTTCCATAAATTCAATTCTTTCGTTCTTTGACTCGATATCGATTTTTAAAATCGACCGATAATAATTTCCCCATCGACCcgtaataatataattaatgtaattgaaatttaatcgaATAAAACGGAATTCCTCACAAATTAATGAGGTATGTCGATGTTTTATCGCAGTAATGTCCCTAAAATGATCTCCAGTGTTTCGAAAAACCCCACCGGTTCCTCCGAAATGGAATAAAACTCCACCTCGACCACCCAGACATCAATCTCATGATCGATGTCAAAGCCATCGATACACGTGTATTAACCCAGCATCGAGCTGACGCGTGTGGAATGGGCGCTCTGCCAAATACACATAACGGTTGTCATTGGCCTAAATATGTATGCGACCTAACcacgagaattttttcctcatctaCCTGAAAATTTTCACGGCTCCGATACTCCTGTTCTGTTAATTGAGTTGCCTCCAGGACATCAACACACGTGGGTGGCGCCGAAGAGCTTCACTAATAGAAGAATATACGTGACATGGGTCGTTAAGCGTGGTAAATGGTTTGCATAAATTACAGctattaaatggcaattctgCACACGAACAAGTCACACGTACTACCGACAAAAACAAATATATTAATCATTGATTATTGAATCTGAATAATATTGATTTTGgtctaaaattaaattttagtttaaaaaagaaaaatgtaagggaatattttgaaaaaatggcgataactattgaaataaaattattggttattattgttggtgaaaagaattataaaatatcagagtttaattgaaataaacgaaatttaatgaaaatgagctcttgaaaaaataaatatttttctggtagaaattaattgttggcaattttttttgtcggttTGAATGCTCGTTATTTTTTGATTTGAAGAATAACGGATTAAAAATAACGACCAGGTACAACCCGCACATCTCTGGAATACGATGGGGGTCAGACAATTTTGTTATTGGGGCACAACTAATGATTTATCCCGTTTGAAAGAGAAAACTGCTTTTTATGAATACTAAAATCGCCAGTAATTTGGGATAAAATTAGCGCTTAAGAATTATCTTAACCGACGACGTGACGTCTTAATGACATTGGAAAATGGTGATAACAGCATTAACACTTATCACTTATCCATTCTATTAAATGGGGACTAATTTAAGATGAACCCCAATTAAATCATAACTATATCTATATAAGTATCTAATCCCTAATTAGTCACAGACTCTAAACAAATTAGATTTTTGAAATGGACAATTGACTTCAGGAATCactcaaaatttttgaaatcaacCAAACAAGAAATTATCTGTGAACTGGGAGGAGAGACTGGGGTAAAACGGACCCCTTATCATaatcattattatcattatcccCGTTATCGCGGGAGCTGTGAATTTCCTAATTAAACAGGAGGAGTTTAATCCTTtcctaattttatttattttttcaatgacttaattttttcttgaattaaCTGATACTTTTTTGAACATAATTTCACGTCCAAAATTTAACTGAATTAGAATTGAGTGCACGTGTCACAGCCTTCGGAAGTCCTGATTGTTATTACGATGACAGAACCAAATAACAAATCCAAATcaataaagaaatattttaaaaaatgtttagaacagagataaaataaaaaagaccaaaaattaaaaaaatcacgattaataaaaataatcaattgagTTACCAATTTCTGGTCGATCTCCAGCACGTGATAATTGTCAGTCACTTCACTGATTTTCACGTGACACTGTCACACCAACTCCCTCGAATAATAAAGCTCTCTTTAAGTTAAAACTTGCTGGGGCAATCGGTATAATCACAGAACAACTTCACGAGAAAATGGAAAAGCAACGCTGATTGTCTAGCGCGTTGCAAACTAAGATTTGATATGAAGTGATGATCAAATCAGGTGGAATTCCCGATGTGATGATGATGCGTTCACGCGG comes from Diachasmimorpha longicaudata isolate KC_UGA_2023 chromosome 12, iyDiaLong2, whole genome shotgun sequence and encodes:
- the LOC135168069 gene encoding uncharacterized protein LOC135168069, translated to MRLYSLILVYLLLGGTTRAEEVEVIEAITGDDSRNDNSALSRPDSDANPSDQLALESMGDKENAASSSSTQYNKNSGLRGHQLSLPPPRINLGPSHQSVAYHGPPPPLPGKATAQTEAMDKIFTTGSGSGGDIWPASTPDMPKIISLDVKCEKNLMKVYLEFDKPFYGIVFSKGHFSNLNCMYLPAGLGRTSVNFEIGIHACGTSGNTENGLYGYGAESGSGTYFENIIVIQYDPQVQEVWDQARKLRCTWHDLYEKSVTFRPFPVDMLDVVRADFAGDNVGCWMQIQVGKGPWASEVSGLVKIGQTMTMVLAIKDDESKFDMLVRNCMAHDGKRAPIQLVDQKGCITRPKLMSRFTKIKNFGASASVLSYAHFQAFKFPDSMEVHFQCTIQICRYHCPDQCSETGGIEQGPGFLENHHPDVGYGLPPPLPLDAYLQAIGPGGPRDERRRKSRDIGQKGPLKNIGVNRVIRVVSTGDLTFAIDESKEESTLDTTLVFPVRETAPGSTMICMTTPGFAITLIILLAVLLISCVLSAYLWIRLRPFARNKALSNASFTAQPKLNQPKMCFYS